One genomic window of Methanosarcina acetivorans C2A includes the following:
- a CDS encoding Ppx/GppA phosphatase family protein — MELNKTSESRVVAFLDIGTNSIRLLLVRINPNGSYLPLTKQKEAVRLGDKGFIDKILQLKAMERAVIVCKKFMELARAYKAEEVIAVATSATRDASNKVQFLEMLKKEAHLEVCTISGNEEARLIYLGVSNEFRLGHSKALFIDIGGGSTEVSIGDQKQYFFLHSFDLGTIRLTNMFLPDETGPVSLERYEKIKAYIRYKAAEVVKELSRYRIGCTIGSSGTLENLAKIAFVYLHRTSSGNYDKLGYEDLKKIVRDMCALSLEERRKFPGINAQRADIIIAGAAIIETFMEKLEISEIKISKSGLREGLLVDYLSKSEFSHLINQMSVRKRSIMQLGLACNFDEEHAHIVTRLALELLDSIQALGIYEFREEERELLEYGATLHDIGMFLSYDTHQSHAYHLIRESSLPGFQPEEIEIIANLAYFHRKNMPKKKHSNLTGLNNDTVKSIRVLSALLRIAESLDRSHNGIISHVRFYIASTRSLVLEIHAQWECQLELWEVEKQKKYFKKIFGYNFQSKVIVDQGVETLPVLYTF, encoded by the coding sequence ATGGAACTCAATAAAACTTCTGAGAGCAGAGTTGTTGCATTTCTTGATATAGGGACTAATTCGATCCGTCTCCTCCTGGTTCGGATTAACCCCAATGGGTCTTACCTGCCCCTGACCAAGCAGAAGGAAGCTGTCCGGCTTGGCGACAAGGGATTCATAGATAAGATTTTGCAGCTTAAGGCTATGGAGCGCGCAGTTATCGTCTGTAAAAAGTTCATGGAACTTGCCCGGGCCTATAAGGCAGAAGAAGTCATAGCAGTTGCTACCTCGGCTACACGAGATGCGAGTAATAAGGTTCAGTTTCTTGAAATGTTGAAAAAAGAAGCACATCTGGAAGTCTGCACGATTTCAGGAAACGAAGAAGCCCGTTTGATCTATCTGGGAGTCTCAAACGAGTTCAGGCTGGGTCATTCCAAAGCCCTCTTTATTGATATCGGAGGAGGGAGTACCGAAGTATCGATAGGGGATCAGAAGCAGTACTTTTTTCTCCACTCCTTCGACCTCGGAACAATACGATTGACAAACATGTTTCTCCCTGATGAGACCGGGCCGGTTTCGTTAGAACGCTACGAAAAGATTAAGGCATATATTCGGTACAAGGCTGCAGAAGTAGTAAAAGAGCTTTCACGGTACAGGATAGGTTGCACGATTGGGAGTTCTGGGACACTTGAGAATCTCGCCAAGATAGCCTTTGTCTATCTTCACCGGACATCCAGCGGAAACTATGACAAACTCGGTTATGAAGACCTGAAAAAGATAGTAAGGGATATGTGCGCACTGTCCCTGGAAGAAAGACGAAAATTCCCGGGAATCAATGCTCAGAGAGCAGACATCATTATTGCCGGGGCTGCCATTATAGAGACTTTTATGGAGAAGCTTGAAATTTCCGAGATAAAGATAAGCAAATCCGGGCTAAGGGAAGGACTTCTTGTAGACTACCTCTCTAAAAGCGAATTTTCCCATCTGATAAACCAGATGTCAGTCCGAAAGCGCAGCATTATGCAGCTGGGTTTAGCCTGTAATTTCGATGAGGAACACGCCCATATAGTTACCAGGCTTGCCCTTGAACTCCTTGACAGTATCCAGGCCCTGGGTATCTATGAGTTTCGGGAAGAAGAGCGAGAGCTTCTGGAATACGGGGCTACACTGCATGATATAGGGATGTTTCTTTCCTATGATACTCACCAGTCTCACGCCTACCATCTGATCCGGGAAAGCAGCCTCCCTGGATTCCAGCCTGAAGAAATCGAAATTATTGCAAATCTTGCCTATTTTCACAGAAAAAACATGCCTAAAAAGAAACATTCCAATCTTACCGGGCTTAACAACGATACAGTGAAAAGCATCAGAGTTCTGAGTGCTCTGCTCCGCATTGCTGAAAGTCTTGACCGCTCTCATAACGGAATTATTTCCCATGTCCGCTTCTACATTGCCTCAACCAGAAGTCTTGTGCTTGAAATCCATGCACAATGGGAGTGCCAGCTCGAGCTCTGGGAAGTCGAGAAGCAGAAAAAATATTTCAAAAAAATATTCGGGTACAATTTCCAGTCCAAAGTTATTGTAGATCAAGGAGTAGAGACCCTGCCGGTTCTTTATACATTCTGA
- a CDS encoding pentapeptide repeat-containing protein, with the protein MTISEKKRVQEADLFEANSQGANLQEVNLQGANLFGFNLQEANLEKATLMGAVLQMANLYGANLQEADLQGANLFGADLQEANLCGANLCGADLIGANLQGANLMGANFKEAILLRADLQETNLQKVDLQGANLCEADLEKANLKGADLEGADLQEANLCEADLEKANLKGANIIKATLKETKLEGANLCEANLYGAKFKEANLKATNLKKANLEEAKLKKANLEGANLEEAIFINANLKGANLQGVDLTKANLIKANLIKADLKEANLKKTNLKKTNLKDANLKEANLEETKLIAAHNLSIDQLSKTKTLHNAKLDEELLIPLKEEYPALFEIPLE; encoded by the coding sequence ATGACTATTTCTGAGAAAAAACGTGTTCAGGAAGCTGATCTTTTTGAGGCTAATTCTCAGGGAGCTAACCTTCAAGAGGTTAACCTTCAAGGAGCTAATCTATTTGGATTTAATCTTCAAGAGGCAAACCTTGAAAAAGCTACGCTGATGGGAGCTGTCCTTCAAATGGCTAACCTTTATGGAGCTAACCTTCAGGAGGCTGATCTTCAGGGAGCTAATCTCTTTGGAGCCGATCTTCAAGAAGCTAATCTTTGTGGCGCTAACCTTTGTGGAGCTGACCTTATAGGAGCTAACCTCCAAGGAGCTAATCTTATGGGAGCTAATTTTAAAGAGGCTATCCTTCTAAGAGCTGACCTTCAAGAGACTAACCTCCAGAAAGTTGACCTTCAGGGAGCTAACCTTTGCGAAGCAGACCTTGAAAAGGCTAACCTCAAAGGGGCTGACCTCGAAGGAGCTGACCTTCAAGAAGCTAACCTTTGCGAAGCAGACCTTGAAAAGGCTAATCTCAAAGGAGCTAACATTATAAAAGCCACCCTAAAAGAGACTAAACTTGAAGGAGCTAACCTTTGTGAAGCTAATCTTTATGGAGCCAAGTTTAAAGAAGCAAACCTTAAAGCAACTAACCTGAAAAAAGCTAATCTTGAAGAGGCTAAACTTAAAAAAGCTAATCTTGAAGGAGCTAATCTTGAAGAAGCTATATTTATTAATGCAAATCTAAAAGGAGCCAACCTTCAAGGAGTTGACTTGACAAAGGCGAATCTTATAAAAGCTAATCTTATAAAAGCTGACCTTAAAGAGGCTAACCTTAAAAAGACTAACCTTAAAAAGACTAACCTTAAAGACGCTAATCTTAAAGAAGCTAACCTTGAGGAGACTAAACTTATAGCTGCCCATAATTTATCAATTGACCAGCTTTCTAAAACGAAAACACTTCATAACGCAAAACTGGACGAAGAACTTCTGATACCATTGAAAGAGGAGTATCCGGCTCTTTTTGAAATACCATTAGAATAA